Proteins encoded by one window of Melospiza georgiana isolate bMelGeo1 chromosome 18, bMelGeo1.pri, whole genome shotgun sequence:
- the RAB36 gene encoding ras-related protein Rab-36 codes for MKSNLMHWVPPVSRERIISQFPKWYTPEACLQLKEHFHAQVRTACQQSTATAGLKISKVVVVGDLHVGKTSLINRFCKDNFDRDYKATIGVDFEIERFEIIGMPYNLQIWDTAGQEKFKCIASAYYRGAEAIITVFDLADIQTLDHTKQWLEDALKENEPDSSFIFLVGTKKDLVSGAVCDRTELDAIRFAKEMQAEYWSVSAKTGENVKEFFSRVAALAFEQSMIKELESTPGHRAQIGAGNLIKLEKNIMEVPEDNPRVSLSCC; via the exons ATGAAGTCCAACCTAATGCATTGGGTTCCCCCAGTGAGTAGAGAGAGAATAATCTCCCAGTTTCCCAAg TGGTACACACCTGAGGCCTGTCTGCAGCTCAAAGAGCACTTCCATGCCCAGGTCAGGACTGCTTGTCAGCAGAGCACTGCAACAGCTGG GCTGAAAATATCCAAAGTGGTTGTGGTAGGAGACCTGCATGTTGGGAAAACCAGTCTTATCAACAG ATTTTGTAAAGATAATTTTGACCGAGACTACAAGGCAACCATTGGAGTAGATTTTGAGATTGAACGTTTTGAGATAATTGGAATGCCATATAACCTCCAGAT ATGGGACACAGCAGGTCAGGAGAAGTTCAAGTGCATTGCATCTGCTTACTACCGAGGAGCAGAGG CTATAATAACAGTGTTTGATCTGGCTGATATCCAAACTTTGGATCACACCAA ACAGTGGTTAGAAGATGCATTGAAGGAGAATGAGCCAGATTCCAGCTTCATCTTTCTGGTTGGAACAAAAAAAGATTTGGTG TcaggtgctgtgtgtgacaggacAGAGCTCGATGCCATCCGCTTTGCCAAGGAGATGCAGGCAGAGTACTGGTCGGTTTCAGCCAAAACAG GAGAAAATGTCAAAGAATTCTTTTCCCGAGTTGCTGCCTTGGCCTTTGAACAGTCCATGATAAAGGAGCTGGAGAGCACTCCTGGGCACAGGGCCCAAATTGGGGCAGGAAATCTCATCA AGCTAGAGAAGAATATTATGGAAGTTCCAGAGGACAATCCTCGAGTCAGCCTGAGTTGCTGCTAA